In Oreochromis aureus strain Israel breed Guangdong linkage group 9, ZZ_aureus, whole genome shotgun sequence, the genomic window attagagtcaaatgtgaggccatctgttgGAAAGTTTATGCTTGCCCTTTTGGGTCATGAACAGGGAAATGAACCCAAGTACCCCAAACAGTCATGCCCTCATATTTAAgcctaaataaaagaaatggaaTAGCTAATGCAGCTATGAGCGGAGAAATTAGCAACGCATACACAAACCATTTTACATGTgatgtatttagtctgtgttagAAACTTGTTCTTTGCCTGTGTGTTGGAAGATAAAGACAGTCGACATGAtcacatttctgtcacacatttCCTCCAGAGCAGAGTGTGAAACTTATCTGATCATTTGCCAAAAGTCGACCTAAATAAAATAACCAGTAAGAATGAGTTCTTTTGAGTTTTCAGGGGTAGAACAGCTTGATGAACAGAAACAATTCAATTGAAATTACAAGCAAAATTTTAAGTTGTGGGAatttataagaaaaaataagCAGCATTAAAGTCAGCCAGTCATGCAAATGTTAACAGATGTACATCTAGGCTGTTAAGGGGCATCATGAGTCACTGAAAAACAGAAGTCAGTGGTTGATTTAGATTCATTACTCATGACAATGCACAAACCGTTGTTATCAATCATCAGGCTCTACAACATATTTGAGTGTCTTTGAACTTTGTGTATGTCAGACTGCTTCTCAGAAAGTTCTCAGTGAGGTGTTGATAGGTTGAAATACTAAAGTCTCCCTGATAAGAGGCGGAGGTGTGATATGCCAcaccacacatacacagacttATAAAAACACCTCATCAGTTGTGCCTGCATGTGTTCCTGCACTTACCAATAAATAACCAAACACGAATCAACTCGTAGATTTTGACTCTGATCAGTGAGCCAGACCACCGGTGGAAATGTCTGTGAAGAtcctctccatcactctcctcctggtctcaatgtgtgtgtgcttccaCTCCTCTGAAGGTAACTGGACTCTTACTTTtctaaagaaaagagaaatagAATACATGAAACTGATCACAGCAATGACTATTTCCACCAATAGCTTCTACCTGTTTGTGAATAATGCGCACTTCTGacattttggtgttttattgggCAGGACCACTGCGTAAAGACCACAAACCTTTACATCAGTCATATTCTGGTATCTGCTCAGTCTAtaattgtgcattttttttccagcatttaCTCGACTTCTACCCACCAAGCATCCCTGGAAGCTGTTTTCTGGGCTAAGTTTCATTTGTCAGTCATGGCATTTTAAAAGGCGTCCTTTACGTCTACATTTAGAAGAAGTCttggagatttttatttttcaagtaCAACATtcacctgattttttttccattgctgGACCGATTGACAGCCACACCATATCCACGTGCTGCACAAATGGGAGCATGTAATATGCTTTTTTAATCAGAGACATTTGAAGATAGAAACATTCTTTCAAATCTGTGGCAGAGCTCTGCAACAGCAAAACTTAATTTTGGGCCAAAGTTGGATTggtgttcattcattttttctttgaatCCCAACGACTATAAAAATCAAAGTTAATTAACATAATGCCAAAACTGCCCAAAAAGTATTTGAGGGCCCCCAAGTGGTGAGAACATTGATTTGTTAAACTTGTTGATTGATTTGGACAAAAAATGCCTGTTCACTGTAACATAATTTCAGGTCACATATTAAAAGTCATCTTCTGTTTAGTGATGTAAGACAAATCAGTTTTTAACCTTCTATCTCTCAGGTACTCATCGTCGTCATCCTGGAAGGATACCACCGTGCTGCGTTGACGTCACCAAAGGCAATATGACTGCTGCCGTGGTGGGACAAACATATCGTGAGCAGGCTGCAACACCACCCTGTGTGAAGGCTATAATGTAAGTCAGCACATGTTGTCCtacatacaaacacatacaatctctataattttctgtcttttatttccagttttAACACAAAAGATGGACAACAACTTTGTGCTGATCCAGACGCTCAGTGGGTCAAAGATCGTAAGTCAtgctaaaagaaacacacacagaaataaatgcaaagtatttacagagaaaaactgaagctcctgcttgtctgtttttcctctctAGTCACTGCCAAAATGAGGAAGGTGTGAAGCCTGTCTGCTGCATCAGTATTTCCAGTATTTCCATCACCATTAAAGGCTTATTCAAACCAGAGCGCTTTCTCAGCCTGACTGTcttaaaactctttttttttttttgcatttgtagATTAATTTTTACTCTTACCTGTGGAGTAAccctgtattttatttatgctgttgacttcattgttttttaattcatcattagggttctggttttatttgtccttttttttttttttttttgcttatttgtgAATCTCTTTCTGTGcattatgtgtttatgtgaagcaCAATGTGGCTGTGAAagacaatataaaaataaactttttagtaaatattttcctgctgttGTTTCAATGCCCACCAGACCCTCACAAAATGTCACACACATCACTGAATGTATTCCACTAGTGTTTTAGTTGAGGACGTTCACTGAAGAGACTGTGcaggttttttttataaaactttATCTTTTACCCAAATTCATGCAGCTCATGATGAACATAAGTGGGTCGGACAAGTGGAACCAGTGGCGTCGTTAGGCCTATTTTAGGGGTGCTGAAGCCTCCCTAAAATATTCTTAAGCCCCCCTAAATAatttggtgggtttttttttggttttttttttaacttattctatttttttaacagaactTGCAGACAAATTCAATATAAAGATGCTGGAATATGAgtttaaagaaataataatataaacctGTCGCTATCACATAAATATGATCATAACTCGGTTGGTCCCTTTCACTTTACACTGTTAAGGTAGCGTCAGTGCTTCGTTATCCAATCCGTTCCAGTTGTTCACAGGGAACATCACATTACTGAAAATCCAGTCCTCGTTTTCACTGCTACTTTACACTCCGCTCGTCTACACCTGCGGACACACTAGCGTACATGCTGCAAACAGCAAGAAAACATGGATATACGTAAAAAAGTAAGTCTTCATCACTGGCTGGTAGTAACAATTAGTTAGCTCCAGCTGAGAGCAGAGAGTCCCATGTAATTAATGAACCAGGTGCTCCCATTTTGATAAATAAAAACCTGGCTAGCGCACTAAGTTAAATTGTTAGCATAATGTTAATTTCTGTCACTCGTTTTAGCTCTGAAAAATGGAGCTGAGCTCATTCAGGTGTGGTTATCATCagtggaaataataataatcactcCATCCCTATTAACCTGTAGGAGTCAGACCAGAGGAGCACAGAGAGTGAGAGGGGAGAGACCTCTGCTGGAGAGGTGAGTCAAAGATTTCACAGGATGGAGTCATTTGTGATGCAGACAGTCTGATTAGAATTTAATGGAACTCATTATGgatatgaaatatgaaacattTCAGTCATGGTACAACATATAAGACCTGTTTAACTTGAGCTTTTATTTAGGAGAGTCAAGGTTAGAAAGTGGAGAGAGCAAAgacatatatgcatatatatatatgtcaaaTTAGCCAGACCCACATATTTCTGAGGGTTCTATTTTAATATTACTTCAATTCAAGTAATCTAGTAATATTTTTCAGGGCTTTAAATTGCAACGACTTTAGTCACTTGCGTGctcaaaatgtaatgtttgtaACTTCAAAATATTTGGGAGCAACAAATTACTGTGGCGTGTGAGCAGAAGTCATGATATTAGCAATTTACATTACAAGTCAGTATGTTTTAATGTATCTTGAAGGGTGaggcagaaggagaggctgaggGAGAAAAAGGTCAACAGGCAAGTTGAAGTCAGAGAGAgcaaggagagacagaggagctGCAGCAAATGGATCGAGAGGCAGAGGAAGATCAAGTTATtacagagagaggagagcaaACAGGCCAAGAGAGGGAAAATGATGAAGCAGCTGCAGCAACTCATTCTACTACAGGGTTTGATTTAGGTACAGGTGAAGCTGAAGAGCTATCCACATGATACTTTTGGTACACAGAAGCGAGCATTTAACCACAGCTGGTTTGAAAAGCACAACTGGTTAGAATATTCAGTCAACCAGAATGCAGCTTTCTGCTTCCCATGTAGAGTGTTTggcaaaaacatcaaacatgatAGTTTGGTCAGTGATGAAGGTGAAGACAGCCCAAACAGAGCTTTTACGTGCGTGGAGCTTTTAAAGGAGTTTGATCCTTTTCTTCAAAAACATAATCCCCCATCAAATGCACAGTATTTCTTGCCAACATCCCAGAATGACACGATTGACTGTTGTGCCCAGGAAGTTGCTCATGTCATTGTATCTGAAATGACAAAGTCTAAAGTATATGCCATCATGGCAGATCAGGAAAGGAATGAAAAGGCAGAGCAGTTAGCTGTTTGTGTCAGGTACGTGTCAGAGGGGGCAGTGAAGGTTGCCTTGCACTTGCAGAGATAAAATCATTTGATGCCCAGTCCATTGCAAATGAGATTCAGCAGCAGATCCAAAACAATGGTCTTGCAGAGCTtaagtgtgtttgtgcacaaaCATATGATGGTGCAGCCGTTATGAGTGGTTCCACTGGAAGTGTACAAGCACATTTTAGAAGGCTCCATCCTGAGGCTGTCTATGTGCATTTTTATACTCATCAACTCAACCTGGTTTTGTGCAATACTTGCAAGGCTGTCCCAGAGGCTGTGGAGCTTTTCAGCTTGTTGGAGTGTGTGTATTCTTTCTTCAGCACCTCCCTAGTCAATCATCATAAGTTCATGGAGACTCAGGCAAAGCTTTGATTGACAAAAACTGAGCTTGTGCACCTTTCAAACACTCACTGGCCATGTCAGTTGCAATCAATCAGTGCAGTTCTTGCGACATTGCCTGTCATTTTGGAGTGCCTATCTGCAATTGGATCCCCCATAGCTGTCGGTCTCAGAGCAAAGCTCTACAAGTTCTCAGCAGTCTATGCACTACTGATGTTTCAGTTGATTCTTTCTGTAACCAAAGGACTCCACAAGTTCCTGCAGAAAGAGACTTTAGACCTAGCAAAAGCTTTTATCTGCAAACAAGCTGTGTGTGACACACTTAAGGGCAAACACTCAGATGCATTTGGCTGCGTCAAACAATGGGTCAGAAAAGACTTCACAGACTTGCAGTCATGTCTATTGAAAAAGACACTCTACAGCGTCTAAGTCACAACATAGTGATTGACCGAGTTGCCACTCTTAAAAACAGACGTCATTCTTTGATGCTTCCACCCACCAAGTAACTGGTGTATGCAgccataaaaattatgtatttttttattttaagtttttttcttgttattgatGCAGCAAACACATctcctctgttttcttgttgtaCTGTATTATAAAACAgatggaaataaaacaatagaTCAATTGGTGGCCTAGGATGTTTAATCGGTCCAAAAAAGTAGTAAAGCAATTTCTcagtctttttctgtttgtgaaatTTTGTGCTCATTCACTACATTCGTTCATATCGTGTGCATCTCTTGGGGGCTAAGCCCCCCCTGTCCTTAAATCCTAGTGACGCCCCTGAGTGGAACTCCCTTTTCTGTCAGTCTAAAGACAGGATTAACAGAACCTGGAAAGGCTTAAAATCAACAGTTCACACGTGCATATCACctcaacacacactcacaagcaGCGGCTCAAACCAGGCGTACATAAATAATCACGGCACATAGACGTACATCGCACCACCAAAAGCACGCAGCCACCTCCACCTTAGGTCTCAGCTTTTGAATAAAAAAGGTTGGGGGTGATATCATCTGCTTACTGCTGAGTGAAATAATCAAAACTGcatcacaaaaaataaatgacatgcCAGCAAACCAAGGATGGAAGGCTTCTGAGACAGTAAGAATCCACAGGTGATTTGTAGAAAAAGTTGTTGCATCGGCAACAATGTAACCCAGAGGTgtcaaagtcattttaaatttggGCCACATTTTGTCCACTTTGATCTGAAGTGGGCCAGAAAACtctcctttctgtcagtgtaaagttgTTTAACTGCATATTTTATCCCTGAGATATCTccatataagaaaaagaagaagaattttaGAATTTTAGCAAACAGTAAGACATAACATGGAGTGAGGGAcagacagagatggagagagagataCATTTCCTCAGCTAGCTATCAATCTCTGAACCAGTTCTCTTAGGGAATGCAGCAGCATCCGTTGACTTAACCGAACCCTGGCCTAGGGGAAACCGGAGTGCaacacaaaagaacaaaaataaggAGGAAAGATAACAGCCTCGCTCCCTGCTTACAAGGACAGACCAACACTGCCACAGGATTGCAGTTTCACAACAACCACATATTTTACTAATTTCAAAAGGTAGCAAGCGTAGGTGGGcatggccaaaacaacaaacaagacaAACAGAACTGACCTACCTATAATGAGAAACCCAAAAGAAAATATAGGCCTCTTTCCTGTCTCCCTGAcctaaacaggagaaaaaggtGTTAAAACAAAATGGCTTCCGACCTCTACAGCTACCAGATCAATAAGAAAAGGTCTATTTACACTATTTACAACATTTACCAGGCAACCAAGCTCTCCTCATCACAGAAACTTATTCACACAGCACACTATAAGACACAGAGCTAAATGCCCAACTTGTTTCATTCAGTCTTCCACCAACAGTCAGCCTCCACCTGGAGTTTACACAAGCACAaacaacacagagaaagaaCAGCGCCACCCTCAGGTGTGAGAAGCAAAAGCTACACACAGCAGCGTGACCTGATTCATAACAGACGACACAAAACTTTTCTGCTAATAACATATCTGAAGTCATTCTACTCTGCAAGGCCATCAAAGAACTAACATGCAGTTGTTCAAAAAGCCCCTTCACAGTATCCCAAATGTGATTCAGGAATCTCTGTTGATTGCATAATTGATCCAATcgacattttaattaattattacgCACCAGAAAAAGGCTGATTTAACCCTCACAGCTATTTGATTTCTAGCTTAATACTCATCAGGCACTTCTCATGGAGCACTGATCACGTTCATGTACACCCATCAGAGTCTAGGGATGTTAACACAGGTTTTTGATAGGTTTGTGTAGCACAGACCTATTGCTGGAACGACCAAGACAATTCTACTACAATGGCAAAAACAAGACGCAAGTCACCAGAGCTCCTTGTCTGATTTTGTGCACGAGGGAGAGAACCGTGACGAGTGCCCTTCCTGACGCTCAAACCCCAGTCCCTCTCAGTGAGCGCCCCCGTAGCACTGttctttattgtggttacatgaatatgcataggttcattaacatatgacatcttacacaGGCATACGTGAACAAAGAGtactgtctgtgtgtatgtgtaggtatgcgtgtgtgtgtgtgtgggggggtcaagatgtgaccccGTGAACGACTCCCCTAAATCTGCtgggcctggaagtccagcagttcatctaaacaaaaggcacttatacTTAAATGGACATAGATGTGTTTACCATACCATAAACCAGTAAGAGAAGGTAGGACCTCTCTCATGATctgttaagagattttcaaatgtttcaagtatTATTCCCACTTTCATTTGTACgttattgaaagtttatctttaattttagtgttaatagttgtttacccatttattctttcTTCTTAATCGTATTTTACTGCTTCACTAGAAGTGAAGCTGAAgtaaagacaaaagcatagtgttctcagatatgatttACCCAGGACATCTCCTCTGTACCTGGTTCTCTACGAgccgtttcactcccaggaagtggagagcaggacgttcttatctatacactcccaaataccaagaggggcccattcttcagaatcccacacacacactctgagatcatacacacacacacacacatactctgaaacgctataaataaagaactgccgcATACGCTGGTTGTGAGCCTGAGACAGCAGCGCTCACCCAGCGTGCGCACGTTGTTACCATCTAAACtgtcttgagtgtctttatttcgcctgaagaatgtcttgtttaaatattttctctTAACATGATCTTAGGTCATGTGTGCATGACAGAACACTCTGGAAAGCACACAGTCTTTGCAGACTGCTAAGGATCAGAGCTCTATCATCATGCAATCGATTATatacctctaagcatatatgattATGGATTATAtgtttctaagcataaatgacaatccaacaatataaacctgacaGTTTTCTTCTTACCATTTCCTGTTCCCTTACTGCTCAGGTAAGTTGCTTGAAGTTTGGGATGTTGAACATCTTAAGAGACATGATCAGGTAAACTACAACAGAGGTTCCTTTCCACACAGGGGAGAGTTTAGCTCTTAGCTTTCAATCACTGCAAAGCCACCACACGTTAGCCCTTCCAGTGGTATGGTTAACAAACCAGTCCTTGTGGTAAGGGCTACTGCCTTGTGTCACATCATAGATGATGTTGTACCAGCTTAAGCCATGCAGTCCCAACCTTGCCCATTCCTAtaaacaggggtgcacataagcaGTCTGCAGGTGTGCATGCGCTGTGCatgcatattttattttgacagcgcgtgcacacctgcggaccacttatgtgcacccctgcctATAAAAACAGTTGCAATTACTTGGATAGTATTTTTGAAGGGGTTTGTGGTTATTTATTGGTAAGTGCAGGAACATCCGCAGGCAGAGCTAATGATATTTTTTATAGGTCTGTGTAGTTCAGTGTGCATCCACCCCTTATCAGTGAGACTTTAATATTTCAAACCACCAAAATCATActgagagtttttttttttcaagtaagatgtttgtatattattcatatttttacgTGCGTGTTGTTTCTAAATTTGTATATGCCAATTCACCTGTGCAGGGGCtcggctgtgattggtggacGGAAGGATCGGCCTGGTGTAACCGGCTCCCACTACGGACGTAAACGATAAAGGACGACGGAAGAGCTGCAGCGTTTGTGGGGTGTGGAAAACTTTCTGTGCACTTGCCCCAGATCCAGACAGCGCAGCCGCAGCCGCAGCCATAGCCAGTTAGTTATTCGGGCATGTGTGTGAAGCGCTGAGTGAGTAGGGGTGAGCTGCCGATTATTTTTGGGAAGGTTTGTTTTCTCCTGTGTTGTGTTACGCCCCAGCTCTGCTAGGCGACAGGGGAGGTAACATAAATGAGCCCAGAGACTGGAGGGTCAGATTACAAAAACTCAAGGTTTATTACCACAACTGAAAACCGTTAGTGAAACGACTCACTAGGAAATGAGgcaatttaaacaaacaaaaaaacaactcatgTATTCAATAAACACAAGAACACTAATAGAACACTAATCATCTCAAAGGCAGCAACTTAAAAAGGCAGCGGTACAAAGGCAGAGGCAGGAGGGACAGCCTACACAGTCTGTTCAAACCAAAGAGTCCCCCATGAGTGAAGAATCCTCAGCCTTTTGTATTCCCAGGTAAACGCAGGGAGCCACGTCATTGGTCCACTGCGTCCGAGGATCCCGCAGCAGCCAATGGTGTGTGTGGACTGGCACACAGATCTGCATGCAGTTGGGCGAGCATAGGTCCCTGGCCAGCCAATCACCTGTGAGTCACACTTGAATTTCCATACAGGAAGGCGGGCGCACATGAGGCCAGGGGCCGTTACAGTTGTTAGACCAGGGAGGTCAGactctcatttcttttttttgttttcttgaagggGTCAGAGGGGGACCGAAGTTTAggtt contains:
- the LOC120441928 gene encoding eotaxin-like, with translation MSVKILSITLLLVSMCVCFHSSEGTHRRHPGRIPPCCVDVTKGNMTAAVVGQTYREQAATPPCVKAIIFNTKDGQQLCADPDAQWVKDLTAKMRKV